The genomic window GAAAGCGGCGGCTGAGACtacgagacggagctggacggagcgaccagcgaatggtgagtcaatttatttgtacgagtatctactgtttatttgCCCCCACATTTTAGTATTTGTGTCTCGTCCTGATTGCGCTCGCATAAATTGCGACTCAACAAATTGCGTATAAGCCGTTAGGAtaggaaaaattttaagttcgtatacgcgcgctcggcactcatcccttcgccaggtgtgccaacagacgCGATTGATGTGCTTTCCGAGGTATTGACCgactgtatgtatgtacaacattggcatcgtagtgtTTGTTCACGTTATAGAGATGGCGTATGGTGTCTCGAAAAATTATAGCAACTAAATGCTGCTAAATGCTAAATGGATATGGCTATTCTCGggctttttcttttcttcctttcgattttctcgtaaaatctatCCTATCCAAGTTTTTTTATGCGAACTTTTATTCTCCAggattgcgatttttttttgcaattgtataCAAGAATATACAATTTTGCAATCTTCTGACACAATCTTCGTTGATCAAAtgtactaataattttaatttttttaaaagctcgtaaataacaataaataatttatcagatTTCATTGCTGCAATGGCAAATAAATAACCGTGTTGCTATGTATCTGTATCTGTTTGTCTTTTTAAAGCAAGAGCgaaaatgtaaatcaaaatcGGTAACACATACACACTCACCAaacacaacgttacatgtaacgtaaatgttagttgtaatttcccactcaacaatgtaactgttatataacgagtgtgttatataacagttacattgttgagtaggaaattacaactaacatttttcatttaatactgataaatttaaaattatattaatagtatttagaataattaactTAATGTTATAATGCCAACGTATTTTATTATTgggatattatttaaaaaataaaccatTATTTTCGTCATTATATTTTTTCGGTACATAACGATAACAGATAACATGTTACAGGTTACAAATTTAGCTATACTTCAAAGACACTAATTGCTTTTCTATACTACTAACAATTTTCCAGTCTACATCCTGATAAAATAGAGTATTGAAATCTGTGTGGCCCATCATCGTTTTTAACGTCTTTTTTGCGTCATTCCTGAAGTTAAAGTATTCACCCTCATTATCTCTAATATTATAGCAAAAATTCTTAGGCCTAAGTTAATGAGATTTGAAATTttggatttttataatttgtaatacttCACAACGACAAATAACTGAGCATTTTtatcaagaaataataaatctttaaaaaacgtaatgtaaataatttataaaaaaagatcacAAGAAAAAGCTTTATGTAAGACGCTACTGTTAATGATATATTCTCGATGCGAATTAAAAGTACCTTGTTTCGTTATTACCATCGAGAAGGAATTTTGCACACATTGTGAATATCTTACGGCGGGCATCTTTGAGATTGGGATTGGACATTAAACATTCTACTccaataatgttaataatattatagagCAATCGGCTAACGGCTGCTCTGATCAATGGATTCTTGTGGCTGTATAGATAGAAAAACAGtgttcaaaattacattaaaatctataattcataaataacaaaaatcaattaatcGTAACAGTATATGGCAATTAATGTAATTCAGCGATGTTGACTGAATGACGAAATAAAGCCCCATTTGGTCACCTAGCACCATGTTCGCTGGTTAGTATCCGAATGCAAGTTGCTGGAGGCAAGTGCGACACCATGGAATCCAAAGCACGTTGAGCGTCATTCCGGATTCCCTTGTTTGTGTGCGTGCTCTTCAAAAGCAACGTGGACGCAAGTTCGTCAAATTCAGGTCTCTGCGTACATTGGACTGTCTTGTACAACTCCGTTGCTATCTGGCAAACCGTTCTAACGACGTGCGGCCTCGTATTCCGAAGTAAACTGTAACACAATAATGTTTCATTGCAGCGAGCAAAGGTATAACAAAGAGATGATACAATGGAGATAGTCAAATGACCTGCATAACGTTCGGTATATACGAGGCATATTGGAGTCCAGCAATTCCGGTTGAATCCTCGAAATGTGCATTAACTTTATTAGAGCCGATACATTGCTCTGCCATTGATCCTGCTTTAAATTCTGAATGGCGTGTTTCAGTGCTTCTTGCGGACTCGCAAAGTTTCTTTCCTCTGTTTTTATACAATCGCCTTCTAGCATGGATGTATAGTCTCCATAATTAGTCGCAGGATTAATATCCCTCAAAGGCTTGCTATATAAAGATATCATACATGTTTAAACATACATGAGCAATTActcaatgtttattatttatatatatttgaatatatttgactcgtgatttgttaatttagcttaattcataaaatattacgtctcataataaaagtttaataaaatgcgCTAAGAAATTAAACATCCACGATGTACCTGTCGGATAACGTGAGAAAACGTAGGTCTCCCGAAGCTTCGGAATACGCCGCTTCGACAAATTGCGTTTTTGCAACTTGTGATGAATTTGCATTCTCATGCTGAATAGATAAGGAAATTGTTTCTGTCGCTGCGCATGTGACTGACTtaccttttttaaaaacagtttttatcaAGAAATAAATGCACTCGTAAAAAGATTTCACAATTAGCAAAATCGCAATTTCATAATTTCCTACCTGCACCTTTGCACATGGGACACGTGACATACTTCTTGCATTCCGTATATGccattgtattataaatttattgaatcgtggcgaaatataaatatatagggACTATATGTTACAGAAATTCGATTACTTTAATGCTGCAGGAATTTGTCCGCCTCTAACGTCCATTTTAAACACGCAAGCATCGCTCACATAACTTTTCATAAAAGTATTACTTCGGTATTTAGACAAGTTCAAGTCGATGCGTTTAACACGCATAAATTtgcatcaaatttatatttattatattcgcGCGCGacaattgtgataaaaattttaataagacagATCGACGGAAGTTAAGTTACGACGATGGCGATGACATTGCGAAAGATAACGACCGAATATATATGCAATGGACACTAAACTAAGAAAAACACTTTcgcattttctttgaaaataattttcttacgaTATGAGaatatgtacattatatattatttgtctaTTCATTGTATTAATTGTAGAatcatttctataataaaaaagcGATAAAGCTATGAAACGTTGCACAGTCATATTTATCCTATATAATGAATAAGATAAATTGATTCTTCGATAAATCGCGAAGTAACAAAAGTTACTTCGCTTTGTCGTGAAAGCACTTTCCGTCGACTAGTTACGATTTTCTAGCCGACCAATTATGGTCCGGTTTGACGACATGTCGCATATGTCGTCTAAGCATTATATAAATACACTTCTCAATTCAGTTATGGACGATTGAAGGCATATCCCACTTTATATCGCATAGTTCCATTTTAAGGAACTTCTATTTTGCAGTTTTATTTTGTCCCGCGCGAATAAATTTGACTATTCTTGCTTTTGAATGTCACCTAAAAAACGTATCAGTTCCGCGTATCACGATGGCGGTTTTTCAAGCGAGATATTATAATCCAAATGATCACAATGTATAGGACACTGATAATATGACACCGCGCTAGCGTGGCCAGATCTTCCTGACGTCATAGGCACACCTTGAATCCATTGGTCCAGTGCCGGATCGTAAATTTCTACTATGTTTAAAAACGTCGTACCATCGTAtcctcctaaaaaaaaaaatcgtat from Solenopsis invicta isolate M01_SB chromosome 2, UNIL_Sinv_3.0, whole genome shotgun sequence includes these protein-coding regions:
- the LOC105197419 gene encoding uncharacterized protein LOC105197419, with product MSRVPCAKVQVGNYEIAILLIVKSFYECIYFLIKTVFKKGKSVTCAATETISLSIQHENANSSQVAKTQFVEAAYSEASGDLRFLTLSDSKPLRDINPATNYGDYTSMLEGDCIKTEERNFASPQEALKHAIQNLKQDQWQSNVSALIKLMHISRIQPELLDSNMPRIYRTLCSLLRNTRPHVVRTVCQIATELYKTVQCTQRPEFDELASTLLLKSTHTNKGIRNDAQRALDSMVSHLPPATCIRILTSEHGASHKNPLIRAAVSRLLYNIINIIGVECLMSNPNLKDARRKIFTMCAKFLLDGNNETRNDAKKTLKTMMGHTDFNTLFYQDVDWKIVSSIEKQLVSLKYS